One window of the Conexibacter sp. SYSU D00693 genome contains the following:
- a CDS encoding LCP family protein, whose product MSPELPDLKPPRVGRSLLLRASVGALLVTVLAAVATATAGILAVDDLGNRLGSGQAAIVFADDPADEADEIDADEAGAPQTFLLLGSDRRWADLKKNNKLLKRDAPARSDTLMLVRMNPGEGVTSVMSVPRDLMVDIPGHGRAKINDAYSLGGEQLTFRTLKALLGQDFKIHHVVNVNFGGFKDAVNAVGCVYVDVDRRYYHSNAGLPVSQHYAEIDIDPGYQELCGQDALDYVRFRHADSDLVRAARQQDFLRAAKDQISTSALIGDRDKLIDVFAENVATDKRLQSTKGLLRVLKLGIFSAGKPVQEIQFPAHFAGDETNSYVEASQAEVDRTVQRFLHPRSVLSAPRKTPSLTRKAKSRSSRSTSTAGLVDRRRQGEDLIAPTVAKGKLDFPLYFPSKLTTLGRYATEDGAPRVYTIRDRGGKAHDAYRLVVVQNALEGQYYGIQGTTWRKPPFLAHPTSTETIRGRKLLLFRSGSRLRLIAWKTPRGVYWVSNTLNNRLTNDQMRGIASTLRRFGQ is encoded by the coding sequence ATGAGCCCGGAGCTCCCGGACCTCAAGCCCCCGCGCGTGGGGCGATCGCTGCTGTTGCGCGCCAGCGTCGGCGCGCTGCTGGTCACCGTCCTCGCCGCGGTGGCGACGGCGACCGCCGGCATCCTGGCCGTCGACGACCTCGGCAACCGGCTGGGCAGCGGCCAGGCCGCGATCGTCTTCGCCGACGACCCGGCCGACGAGGCCGACGAGATCGACGCCGACGAGGCCGGTGCCCCGCAGACGTTCCTGCTGCTGGGCTCCGACCGGCGCTGGGCCGACCTCAAGAAGAACAACAAGCTCCTCAAGCGCGACGCGCCCGCCCGCTCGGACACGCTCATGCTCGTGCGCATGAACCCCGGCGAGGGCGTGACCTCGGTGATGAGCGTGCCGCGCGACCTCATGGTCGACATCCCGGGCCACGGCCGGGCCAAGATCAACGACGCCTACTCGCTGGGCGGCGAGCAGCTGACCTTCCGCACGCTCAAGGCGCTGCTGGGCCAGGACTTCAAGATCCACCACGTCGTCAACGTGAACTTCGGCGGCTTCAAGGACGCCGTCAACGCCGTGGGCTGCGTGTACGTCGACGTCGACCGCCGCTACTACCACTCCAACGCGGGCCTGCCGGTCTCCCAGCACTACGCGGAGATCGACATCGACCCCGGCTACCAGGAGCTCTGCGGCCAGGACGCCCTGGACTACGTGCGCTTCCGCCACGCCGACTCCGACCTCGTGCGCGCCGCCCGCCAGCAGGACTTCCTGCGCGCCGCCAAGGACCAGATCTCGACCTCGGCGCTCATCGGCGACCGCGACAAGCTCATCGACGTCTTCGCCGAGAACGTCGCGACGGACAAGCGCCTGCAGTCGACCAAGGGCCTGCTGCGCGTCCTGAAGCTCGGGATCTTCTCCGCGGGCAAGCCGGTGCAGGAGATCCAGTTCCCCGCCCACTTCGCCGGCGACGAGACCAACTCGTACGTCGAGGCCTCCCAGGCGGAGGTCGACCGCACGGTCCAGCGCTTCCTGCACCCGCGCTCCGTGCTCAGCGCGCCGCGCAAGACGCCGTCGCTCACCCGCAAGGCCAAGAGCCGCTCGAGCCGCTCGACGTCGACGGCCGGCCTCGTCGACCGCCGCCGCCAGGGCGAGGACCTCATCGCCCCGACGGTCGCCAAGGGCAAGCTCGACTTCCCGCTGTACTTCCCGTCGAAGCTCACGACGCTCGGCCGCTACGCGACCGAAGACGGGGCGCCGCGCGTCTACACGATCCGCGACCGCGGCGGCAAGGCCCACGACGCCTACCGGCTCGTCGTCGTGCAGAACGCCCTCGAGGGCCAGTACTACGGCATCCAGGGCACGACCTGGCGCAAGCCGCCGTTCCTCGCACATCCGACGTCGACCGAGACGATCCGCGGGCGCAAGCTCCTGCTGTTCCGCTCGGGCTCGCGGCTGCGGCTCATCGCCTGGAAGACCCCGCGTGGCGTGTACTGGGTCTCCAACACGCTCAACAACAGGCTCACCAACGACCAGATGCGCGGCATCGCCTCGACGCTGCGCCGCTTCGGCCAGTGA
- the atpG gene encoding ATP synthase F1 subunit gamma has protein sequence MSQRDIKNRISSVQNIRKITRAMEMVAAARLRRAEQRIEALRPYAGAIRRMTRQAAEAAGSGELSKLPILASRDSESTVAILMVTADRGLAGAFNSQIIRAGIRAADEFVGEGKQVEYFATGRRGVSSLTFRGREPKGSYVGFTDRPSYANAREVAEALMAAYVDGEVDRVEILYNGYVSPLVQEVRRETLLPLQQATILEGNERDREGSEGDSGHHALVEYEPDPVDILQRLVPDYVEISIFRAMLESTASEHGARMTAMRSASENAGDVISDLTLEMNRARQAEITQEIMEVVGGAEALS, from the coding sequence TTGTCCCAGCGCGACATCAAGAACCGGATCTCGTCCGTCCAGAACATCCGCAAGATCACGCGCGCGATGGAGATGGTCGCGGCGGCGCGCCTGCGCCGGGCCGAGCAGCGCATCGAGGCGCTGCGGCCCTACGCGGGCGCCATCCGGCGCATGACCCGCCAGGCGGCGGAGGCGGCCGGCAGCGGTGAGCTGTCCAAGCTGCCGATCCTCGCCTCGCGCGACTCCGAGTCGACCGTCGCGATCCTCATGGTCACCGCGGACCGCGGCCTGGCCGGCGCGTTCAACTCGCAGATCATCCGCGCCGGCATCCGCGCCGCGGACGAGTTCGTCGGCGAGGGCAAGCAGGTCGAGTACTTCGCGACGGGGCGCCGCGGCGTGTCGTCGCTGACGTTCCGCGGCCGTGAGCCCAAGGGCAGCTACGTCGGGTTCACCGACCGGCCGTCCTACGCCAACGCGCGCGAGGTCGCCGAGGCGCTCATGGCCGCCTACGTCGACGGCGAGGTCGACCGCGTCGAGATCCTCTACAACGGCTACGTGTCGCCGCTGGTGCAGGAGGTGCGGCGCGAGACGCTGCTGCCGCTGCAGCAGGCGACGATCCTCGAGGGCAACGAGCGCGACCGCGAGGGCTCCGAGGGCGACTCGGGCCACCACGCCCTCGTCGAGTACGAGCCCGACCCGGTGGACATCCTCCAGCGGCTCGTGCCGGACTACGTGGAGATCTCGATCTTCCGCGCGATGCTGGAGTCCACCGCCTCCGAGCACGGCGCCCGCATGACCGCCATGCGCAGCGCGTCGGAGAACGCCGGTGACGTGATCAGCGACCTGACGCTCGAGATGAACCGCGCGCGCCAGGCGGAGATCACGCAGGAGATCATGGAAGTCGTCGGCGGCGCCGAGGCGCTCAGCTAG
- a CDS encoding M20 family metallopeptidase, with product MDERVLAERLITYDTSTLDGLRAAAGFVKGWLESRELLVQGVEHDGLPVVLVDVGAPASAGAPTVVLHGHLDVVPAHPGQFDPRVEGDRLIGRGAYDMKGALAAMMCAVKDVADQDRVRVRFVCVPDEESEDVSRRSTDTLVAEGLRGDFAITGEPTDLHIGVQAKGVLAVRVAVTGISAHGSTPWMGDNAILKAHDAFRRIETLPFSRESSDLFDRPSINLARIQGGDAFNKVPDVCTMDVDIRFLPNQDPGEVLAQIRSIPDLEVVKCFTRAPAIVSRRNPYVRALRDAVGRTIEGEALSVGRDGASDAISFLEAGVPAVEFGPIGAGHHGPDEWVSIASLARFRQALGDFVRLLPSWLERESAGRPGGLRAVEGGGAA from the coding sequence ATGGACGAGCGGGTCCTCGCCGAGCGGCTGATCACCTACGACACGTCCACGCTCGACGGGCTGCGCGCCGCCGCCGGCTTCGTCAAGGGCTGGCTCGAGTCGCGCGAGCTCTTGGTGCAGGGGGTGGAGCACGACGGGCTGCCCGTCGTGCTCGTCGACGTGGGCGCGCCCGCCTCCGCCGGGGCCCCGACGGTCGTCCTGCACGGCCACCTGGACGTCGTCCCCGCCCACCCCGGCCAGTTCGACCCGCGCGTCGAGGGCGACCGGCTGATCGGCCGCGGCGCCTACGACATGAAGGGCGCGCTCGCCGCGATGATGTGCGCGGTCAAGGACGTCGCCGACCAGGACCGCGTGCGCGTGCGCTTCGTCTGCGTGCCCGACGAGGAGTCCGAGGACGTCTCGCGCCGCTCGACCGACACGCTGGTCGCCGAGGGCCTGCGGGGCGACTTCGCCATCACGGGCGAGCCGACCGACCTGCACATCGGCGTCCAGGCCAAGGGCGTGCTCGCGGTGCGCGTCGCGGTGACCGGCATCTCCGCCCACGGCTCGACCCCGTGGATGGGCGACAACGCGATCCTCAAGGCCCACGACGCGTTCCGGCGCATCGAGACGCTGCCGTTCTCGCGCGAGTCCAGCGACCTGTTCGACCGCCCGTCGATCAACCTCGCGCGCATCCAGGGCGGCGACGCGTTCAACAAGGTCCCCGACGTCTGCACGATGGACGTCGACATCCGCTTCCTGCCCAACCAGGACCCGGGCGAGGTCCTCGCGCAGATCCGCTCGATCCCGGACCTCGAGGTGGTGAAGTGCTTCACGCGCGCGCCGGCCATCGTCTCGCGGCGCAACCCGTACGTGCGCGCCCTGCGCGACGCGGTGGGCCGCACGATCGAGGGCGAGGCGCTCAGCGTCGGGCGCGACGGCGCCTCGGACGCCATCTCCTTCCTGGAGGCCGGCGTGCCGGCCGTGGAGTTCGGGCCGATCGGCGCGGGCCACCACGGGCCGGACGAGTGGGTCTCCATCGCGTCGCTCGCGCGCTTCCGCCAGGCCCTCGGGGACTTCGTGCGGCTGCTGCCCTCCTGGCTCGAGCGCGAGAGCGCCGGGCGCCCGGGCGGCCTGCGGGCCGTGGAAGGGGGAGGCGCCGCATGA
- a CDS encoding UDP-glucose/GDP-mannose dehydrogenase family protein, with product MAEREPIGVIGTGYVGLVTAAGFAELGSDVICIDIDAEKVEALKRGEIPIYEPGLEELVAKNRERLQFSTDISDALERARLLFVAVGTPPTYSGDADLSAVHAVVDAMPASDRHALVMKSTVPAGTGAAIKRVFREQGKEGFRYVSCPEFLKEGSAVADFLDPDRVVIGDDGDWAGDAVVELYAPLEAPLVRTDIASAEMVKLASNAFLATKISFINEIANVCEETGADVLEVAKGMGLDDRIGPKFLQAGIGFGGSCFPKDVQALKQLAGNSGYHFQLLNSVIEVNELQKRRVIGKLHKHLGGTLVGKRIALLGLAFKPNTDDMREASSLVLSARLQAAGAQVSVYDPIAEEEARKLVRGVRFASDALDCVRDADAVVLVTEWDEFRGLDWNEAAKAMAGDVVVDGRNALDPEALRAAGLTYEGIGRG from the coding sequence ATGGCGGAACGCGAGCCCATCGGCGTCATCGGCACCGGCTACGTCGGCCTCGTCACCGCGGCCGGCTTCGCCGAGCTCGGCTCCGACGTGATCTGCATCGACATCGATGCGGAGAAGGTCGAGGCCCTCAAGCGCGGCGAGATCCCGATCTACGAGCCCGGGCTCGAGGAGCTCGTGGCCAAGAACCGCGAGCGCCTGCAGTTCTCGACGGACATCAGCGACGCGCTCGAGCGCGCGCGGCTGCTGTTCGTCGCCGTGGGCACGCCCCCGACGTACTCGGGCGACGCCGACCTGTCGGCCGTCCACGCGGTCGTCGACGCCATGCCGGCGTCCGACCGCCACGCGCTCGTCATGAAGTCCACCGTCCCGGCCGGCACGGGCGCCGCGATCAAGCGGGTCTTCCGCGAGCAGGGCAAGGAGGGCTTCCGCTACGTCTCGTGCCCCGAGTTCCTCAAGGAGGGCTCGGCGGTGGCGGACTTCCTGGACCCGGACCGCGTCGTCATCGGCGACGACGGCGACTGGGCGGGCGACGCGGTGGTCGAGCTCTACGCGCCGCTCGAGGCGCCGCTCGTGCGCACGGACATCGCCAGCGCCGAGATGGTCAAGCTCGCCTCCAACGCGTTCCTGGCCACGAAGATCTCGTTCATCAACGAGATCGCCAACGTGTGCGAGGAGACGGGCGCCGACGTCCTCGAGGTCGCCAAGGGCATGGGCCTCGACGACCGCATCGGCCCGAAGTTCCTCCAGGCCGGCATCGGCTTCGGCGGCTCGTGCTTCCCCAAGGACGTCCAGGCGCTCAAGCAGCTCGCGGGCAACTCGGGCTACCACTTCCAGCTGCTGAACTCGGTCATCGAGGTCAACGAGCTCCAGAAGCGCCGGGTCATCGGCAAGCTCCACAAGCACCTCGGCGGGACGCTCGTCGGCAAGCGCATCGCGCTGCTCGGCCTGGCGTTCAAGCCCAACACCGACGACATGCGCGAGGCGTCCTCGCTCGTCCTCAGCGCGCGGCTGCAGGCCGCCGGCGCGCAGGTCTCGGTCTACGACCCGATCGCCGAGGAGGAGGCGCGCAAGCTCGTGCGCGGCGTGCGCTTCGCCTCCGACGCGCTGGACTGCGTGCGCGACGCCGACGCCGTCGTCCTCGTCACCGAGTGGGACGAGTTCAGGGGCCTGGACTGGAACGAGGCGGCGAAGGCCATGGCCGGCGACGTCGTCGTCGACGGGCGCAACGCCCTGGACCCGGAGGCGCTCCGGGCCGCCGGCCTCACCTACGAGGGCATCGGCCGGGGCTGA
- a CDS encoding LCP family protein, which produces MLRALLAGLLIMVAAAATTATTVLLEVDTAAGIFDEESVDIPEIQGALDDVDPGGPQTILLLGSDRRYADIKTKAPVRSDTMILVRLDPSKGATAVMSLPRDLKVRIPGHGTDKLNAAYAIGQEKLVLRTIRGLLAPASDTGSFPINHVVNVNFGGFRRAVNRLGCVYADVDRKYFNDNDPPFGGGPNYATIDVSAGYQKLCGQDALDYVRYRHFDSDIVRAARQQEFLRQAKDQVGVSKIFSDRKELLRIFARYTQTDIRGTKAILRLLKLAVESARNPVQEVQFPGDVKGDYVEATDEGLRRAVDRFLNAKGSPGRRGEERRTSSARTSASKRRRARRAGLPPGMVVNRTANEDVAVRLATSPAARGMPVVFPKAQLSTATLQGDDTRAYTIVNRQGRRYPAYRMVFKTNEIGQYYGVQGTTWQAAPILDSPSERRRIGGRRYELFFDADRLRLVAWRTKGAVYWVSNSLLQTVSNRQMLALAQSLSRIGAK; this is translated from the coding sequence ATGCTCCGCGCGCTCCTCGCCGGGCTGCTCATCATGGTCGCCGCCGCGGCGACCACGGCGACGACCGTCCTGCTCGAGGTCGACACGGCCGCGGGCATCTTCGACGAAGAGTCCGTCGACATCCCGGAGATCCAGGGCGCGCTGGACGACGTCGACCCGGGCGGCCCGCAGACGATCCTGCTGCTGGGCTCCGACCGCCGGTACGCGGACATCAAGACCAAGGCGCCGGTGCGCTCGGACACCATGATCCTCGTGCGCCTGGACCCGTCGAAGGGCGCGACGGCCGTCATGTCGCTGCCGCGCGACCTCAAGGTCCGCATCCCGGGCCACGGTACCGACAAGCTCAACGCCGCCTACGCGATCGGCCAGGAGAAGCTCGTGCTGCGCACGATCCGCGGGCTGCTGGCGCCGGCGTCCGACACCGGCTCGTTCCCGATCAACCACGTCGTCAACGTGAACTTCGGCGGCTTCCGGCGGGCGGTCAACCGCCTGGGCTGCGTCTACGCCGACGTCGACCGCAAGTACTTCAACGACAACGACCCGCCCTTCGGCGGCGGGCCGAACTACGCGACGATCGACGTCTCGGCCGGCTACCAGAAGCTCTGCGGCCAGGACGCCCTGGACTACGTCCGCTACCGCCACTTCGACTCCGACATCGTGCGCGCCGCACGCCAGCAGGAGTTCCTGCGCCAGGCCAAGGACCAGGTCGGCGTGTCGAAGATCTTCAGCGACCGCAAGGAGCTGCTGCGGATCTTCGCCCGCTACACGCAGACCGACATCCGCGGCACCAAGGCGATCCTGCGGCTGCTGAAGCTCGCCGTCGAGTCCGCGCGCAACCCGGTGCAGGAGGTCCAGTTCCCGGGGGACGTCAAGGGCGACTACGTCGAGGCCACCGACGAGGGGCTGCGGCGGGCGGTCGACCGCTTCCTCAACGCCAAGGGCTCGCCCGGCCGCCGCGGCGAGGAGCGCCGGACGTCGTCGGCGCGGACCTCGGCCTCCAAGCGCCGGCGGGCGCGGCGCGCGGGCCTGCCGCCCGGCATGGTGGTCAACCGGACGGCCAACGAGGACGTCGCGGTGCGCCTGGCGACGTCGCCCGCCGCGCGCGGGATGCCGGTCGTCTTCCCCAAGGCCCAGCTGTCGACCGCGACGCTGCAGGGCGACGACACGCGCGCCTACACGATCGTCAACCGCCAGGGCCGCCGGTACCCCGCGTACCGCATGGTCTTCAAGACCAACGAGATCGGCCAGTACTACGGCGTGCAGGGCACGACGTGGCAGGCCGCGCCGATCCTCGACAGCCCGTCCGAGCGGCGGCGGATCGGCGGCCGGCGCTACGAGCTGTTCTTCGACGCCGACCGGCTGCGGCTCGTGGCGTGGCGCACCAAGGGCGCCGTCTACTGGGTCTCGAACTCGCTGCTGCAGACGGTCAGCAACCGCCAGATGCTGGCGCTCGCGCAGTCGCTCTCGCGCATCGGCGCGAAGTAG
- a CDS encoding sugar phosphate nucleotidyltransferase — translation MQAVILVGGEGTRLRPLTSLHPKPVIQLVDRPFMVFMLEWLRGHGVDDVVLSCGFLPTKIEEALGDGSALGIRLRYVTEPEPRGTAGALKYAEDLLEDRFLMLNGDVLTDVDVSAQLRQHEATGAVGTLGLVPVEDPSAYGLVLTRDGGEVTGFLEKPGHDELVGIDEYLISAGIYVLERAVLDRIEPDRNVSIEREVWPALVGNGLYGFAARDAYWLDIGTPQRYLDGTFDIVDGNVRTAVLDRLGEGSLAVDGGATLEGRVLGPGVVGAGTRVGTGSSVGPQVVLGRGVEVGRGTRIERAVVLDGAVVGAGCELRDCIVGPGARIGDRTVVRELAMVGEGAVVGDDCVLAAGMKLFPGVELPDGAVKF, via the coding sequence ATGCAGGCGGTGATCCTCGTCGGCGGGGAGGGCACGCGGCTGCGTCCCCTGACCTCGCTGCACCCCAAGCCGGTCATCCAGCTCGTCGACCGGCCGTTCATGGTCTTCATGCTCGAGTGGCTGCGGGGCCACGGCGTCGACGACGTGGTCCTCTCGTGCGGCTTCCTGCCCACGAAGATCGAGGAGGCGCTGGGGGACGGCTCGGCGCTCGGCATCCGCCTGCGCTACGTCACCGAGCCCGAGCCGCGCGGCACCGCGGGCGCGCTGAAGTACGCCGAGGACCTGCTCGAGGACCGCTTCCTCATGCTCAACGGCGACGTGCTGACCGACGTCGACGTCAGCGCCCAACTGCGCCAGCACGAGGCGACCGGCGCGGTCGGCACGCTCGGCCTGGTGCCCGTGGAGGACCCGAGCGCCTACGGGCTGGTGCTGACGCGCGACGGGGGCGAGGTCACGGGCTTCCTCGAGAAGCCGGGCCACGACGAGCTCGTCGGGATCGACGAGTACCTGATCAGCGCGGGCATCTACGTCCTCGAGCGCGCGGTGCTCGACCGCATCGAGCCCGACCGCAACGTCTCGATCGAGCGCGAGGTGTGGCCGGCGCTCGTCGGCAACGGCCTGTACGGCTTCGCGGCGCGCGACGCCTACTGGCTCGACATCGGGACGCCCCAGCGCTACCTCGACGGCACGTTCGACATCGTCGACGGCAACGTCCGCACGGCGGTGCTGGACCGGCTGGGCGAGGGATCGCTCGCGGTCGACGGCGGCGCGACGCTCGAGGGCCGCGTGCTCGGGCCGGGCGTCGTCGGCGCCGGGACGCGGGTCGGCACCGGCTCCTCGGTCGGGCCGCAGGTCGTCCTGGGCCGCGGGGTCGAGGTCGGGCGCGGCACGCGCATCGAGCGGGCGGTGGTGCTCGACGGGGCGGTGGTGGGCGCGGGCTGCGAGCTGCGCGACTGCATCGTCGGCCCGGGAGCGCGGATCGGTGACCGCACGGTGGTGCGGGAGCTGGCGATGGTGGGCGAGGGCGCGGTGGTCGGTGACGACTGCGTCCTGGCGGCAGGCATGAAGCTGTTCCCCGGGGTCGAGCTGCCCGACGGGGCCGTGAAGTTCTGA
- the atpD gene encoding F0F1 ATP synthase subunit beta, translating into MAATAENTTQTGSNTGRIEEIQGVVIEAVFPDELPEIYSALEVDREGDEPLVLEVQQHLGDDRVRCVAMDSTDGIARGQEVRDTGGPITVPVGEITLGRIFNVLGDLIDEGEPVEVKERWPIHRSAPTVENLTPTTEMFETGIKVIDLLAPYAKGGKVGLFGGAGVGKTVLIQELIHNLAKEHGGLSAFCGVGERSREGNDLWVEMTESGVIDKTMLVFGQMNEPPGARMRVALSGLTMAEYFREQGGQDVLLFIDNIFRFVQAGSEVSALLGRMPSQVGYQPTLESEMGQLQERITSTRQGSVTSVQAIYVPADDLTDPAPASVFAHLNATTVLSRSISEKGIYPAVDPLDSTSTILKPDILGREHYEVANAVKGVLQRYRELQDIIAILGIDELSDEDKLAVGRARRIERFLSQPFHVAEQFTGTPGEYVPVAETVRSFKEILDGQHDDLPESAFLLKGSIDQVVEAAKKSS; encoded by the coding sequence ATGGCTGCCACTGCCGAGAACACCACCCAGACGGGCTCGAACACCGGCCGGATCGAGGAGATCCAGGGCGTCGTCATCGAGGCCGTCTTCCCCGACGAGCTCCCCGAGATCTACTCGGCCCTGGAGGTCGACCGCGAGGGCGACGAGCCGCTCGTCCTCGAGGTCCAGCAGCACCTCGGCGACGACCGCGTGCGGTGCGTCGCGATGGACTCCACCGACGGCATCGCCCGCGGCCAGGAGGTGCGCGACACCGGCGGGCCGATCACCGTCCCGGTCGGCGAGATCACCCTCGGGCGCATCTTCAACGTCCTCGGCGACCTCATCGACGAGGGCGAGCCGGTCGAGGTCAAGGAGCGCTGGCCGATCCACCGCTCGGCGCCGACCGTCGAGAACCTGACCCCGACGACCGAGATGTTCGAGACGGGCATCAAGGTCATCGACCTCCTCGCGCCCTACGCCAAGGGCGGCAAGGTCGGCCTGTTCGGCGGCGCCGGCGTCGGCAAGACCGTCCTCATCCAGGAGCTCATCCACAACCTCGCCAAGGAGCACGGCGGCCTGTCGGCCTTCTGCGGCGTGGGCGAGCGCTCCCGCGAGGGCAACGACCTCTGGGTCGAGATGACCGAGTCGGGCGTCATCGACAAGACGATGCTCGTCTTCGGCCAGATGAACGAGCCGCCCGGCGCGCGCATGCGCGTCGCGCTGTCCGGCCTGACGATGGCGGAGTACTTCCGCGAGCAGGGCGGCCAGGACGTGCTGCTCTTCATCGACAACATCTTCCGCTTCGTCCAGGCCGGCTCCGAGGTCTCGGCGCTCCTGGGCCGCATGCCCTCGCAGGTCGGCTACCAGCCGACGCTGGAGTCCGAGATGGGCCAGCTGCAGGAGCGCATCACCTCGACGCGCCAGGGCTCGGTCACCTCGGTGCAGGCGATCTACGTCCCGGCCGACGACCTCACCGACCCGGCCCCGGCGTCGGTGTTCGCCCACCTCAACGCGACCACCGTGCTCTCGCGCTCCATCTCGGAGAAGGGCATCTACCCGGCCGTCGACCCGCTCGACTCGACCTCGACGATCCTCAAGCCCGACATCCTCGGGCGCGAGCACTACGAGGTCGCCAACGCGGTCAAGGGCGTCCTGCAGCGCTACCGCGAGCTCCAGGACATCATCGCGATCCTCGGCATCGACGAGCTCTCCGACGAGGACAAGCTGGCCGTCGGCCGCGCCCGGCGCATCGAGCGCTTCCTGTCGCAGCCGTTCCACGTCGCCGAGCAGTTCACGGGCACCCCGGGCGAGTACGTGCCGGTCGCCGAGACCGTCCGCTCCTTCAAGGAGATCCTGGACGGCCAGCACGACGACCTGCCGGAGTCCGCCTTCCTCCTCAAGGGCTCGATCGACCAGGTCGTCGAGGCCGCGAAGAAGAGCTCGTAG
- the atpC gene encoding ATP synthase F1 subunit epsilon → MAHTTFTAEVLTPEGEVFKDEVEQVSTRTVTGSISFLAGHQPLLGLLEPGELRLYKSDSDVVSLAQGEGYVQVSDKGVLLLVEEAQDPSKLDRSDLQDKLRRAEEELSRCEEGSEAAKVAARDKRRWETFLRLAGGEA, encoded by the coding sequence GTGGCGCACACGACGTTCACGGCCGAGGTCCTGACCCCCGAGGGGGAGGTCTTCAAGGACGAGGTCGAGCAGGTCTCCACCCGCACGGTGACCGGCTCGATCTCGTTCCTGGCCGGCCACCAGCCGCTGCTCGGCTTGCTCGAGCCCGGCGAGCTGCGGCTCTACAAGTCCGACAGCGACGTCGTGTCCCTCGCCCAGGGCGAGGGCTACGTCCAGGTCTCCGACAAGGGCGTGCTGCTCCTCGTCGAGGAGGCCCAGGACCCGTCGAAGCTCGACCGGTCCGACCTGCAGGACAAGCTCCGCCGCGCCGAGGAGGAGCTGTCGCGCTGCGAGGAGGGCTCCGAGGCGGCGAAGGTCGCCGCCCGCGACAAGCGTCGCTGGGAGACCTTCCTGCGCCTCGCCGGCGGCGAGGCCTAG